Genomic window (Bacillus pumilus):
TGTAATAGTAATCAACCAAAGAATATTTATGAGAGCAGTCTACCTTTTTCTTTTTCTTGAACCATAACAAGTCGAACCCTCCAATGAATTTATTATTTATTAGTTTAAAATTCAGATTTTATGTAGTCATTTCACATAGTTGAAAGCACTTTATCAATCTCTAGCCTAATTTTCTTTTCATTTACTCCATCACGTATATTTAACTCTACCTGGAATCCACATTTACATGTTCGTTTAAATGAATCATCTTCCACTTCTAATGTCCCTTGCCCATTACCAATTAGATGATTGCTACAATTAGGACAATCGTTTATTAATTTTGAAATCTTTAAAAAATCTAAAGCGTTCATTGAATTCCTCCCTTTAAATAAAAAAGATAAACCTCATTGGCTTATCTTTATAGTATATGTAATTTGTGTTTTAGTCAATATAAATTATGTGTTATTTGTATTTTTATAATGAATGAAACTGTACCCTATAGGTGCCCCTTTCTCTTTGTAGTGATGTTCACTACTATTTCTTAGCCAGTTGTCATCAAGACTAGGGAAATATGAATCTGCTTCATACACATCATGAAACATTGTTAAATAAACATTGCTTGCATGATCAAGAAATTGTTTGT
Coding sequences:
- a CDS encoding DUF3797 domain-containing protein, translating into MNALDFLKISKLINDCPNCSNHLIGNGQGTLEVEDDSFKRTCKCGFQVELNIRDGVNEKKIRLEIDKVLSTM